The Amycolatopsis endophytica genome includes the window ACGACGTCGGCGCCGGCCGAGAACTCGGCCGCGGCCTTGATGTTGCCCTTGGCCGGGTCCTGGAAGCCGGTGTTGTCACCGGCCGGGGTCAGGTAGTCGCTGGTGATCTGGACCTTGTCCGACGCGGCCTTGGCGCCCGCGATGAACCCGGCCTCGAACTTCTGGATCAGCGGGGTGTTCACACCGCCGACGAAGCCCACGTGGCAGTTCTTGCTCTTGTAGACCGCCGCGACACCCACCAGGAAGGAGCCCTGCTCCTCGGAGAACACCAGCGGAGTGACGTTCGGCGCGTCGATCGAGTCGTCGTCCACGATCGCGAACTGGGTGTTCGGGAACTTCGGCGCGACGGCCTGCACGGCGCTCGCGTAGGCGAAGCCGATCGCCAGCACCGGGCTGTACCCGTCCTGGGCCAGCTGGGTCAGGCGCTGTTCCTTGGCGGCCTCGTCCTCGGTCGGCGACGCGGTGCTCTCCCGGACGTCGGTGACGCCCATCTCGGCCTTGGCCTTGTCCACCCCCGCGGCGGCGGCGTCGTTGAACGACGCGTCACCGCGGCCGCCGATGTCGAAGGCGAGCGCGATGCGCAGCTTGCTGCCGTCGACCTTCTCGCCGGCGGCGCTCGCACTGGTCGACGCCGCCGTGGCCGGGGGCGCCTGTGCCGTGACGCAGGATCCGGCCGCGGCGTTGTCGTTGTTGCTGCTCCCGCTGTTGCCGGAGTCCTTCGCACACCCCGCCAGCGCGAGCGCCGCCGCCATCGCGGTGGCGGCCAGCGTGGTGGCACGCGTCTTACGCACCCTGTCTCTCCCTCCCCGCTGTGTTCCAGCGGACCCGAGAACGGCCCGGCTCACTGCCGGGCTCGACGGGCGAACGGTACCCGCCTGTGAGCAAATGGCCATGCCAGAGCCACAGCACGTAACCTAAATGTTTGCTTGTCCTCCGGCACGGCGACAGTTCAATCACATCGAGTCACCCCACCCCGTTCGAGTGGGCGAAATTCACCTCTGCGCGACGTCTGCCGACCCGGACGTAACGGGATGAGACGCACGACACGCGCAGGGTGTCTGGTCGATCACACACACCAACCACAGGTTGAGTGCGCTATGGCGACCGGGTCTAGCATCCCTTTATCCAAGCTCGATGGCCTTGACAACCCCACCGGGGTGACTCGCGAAGTCCCAGGTGGACGCTCCCCGCGCCCGGTGGATTCGCAGGTCAGCCGGGCACAGTCCAACCACGACGTTGGAGGCCGTACACCGATGTCCACCACGGCGAGCACCGCCGCCGACCAGACGGCGGCGGAGGCGAGCGATCGGGCGGGTGCCTCACGCCGGAACGGGACCTTCTACCGGGGCGACCCCGGCATGTGGTCCTGGGTCCTGCACCGGATCACGGGCGTGCTCACCTTCTTCTTCCTGTTCGTCCACGTTCTCGACACCGCGCTGGTCCGGGTTTCGCCCGACACCTACAACGAGGTCATCGAGACCTACAAGACCCCGCTGGTCAACCTCATGGAGGTGGGCCTCGTCGGCGCCGTGCTGTTCCACGCGCTGAACGGCATCCGGGTCATGCTGGTCGACTTCTGGTCGAAGGGCACCAAGTACCAGAAGCACATGCTGTGGACGATCGCCGTCGTGTGGGTGGTCGTGATGATCCCCGGCGCGATCTCGATGATGTGGCGCACGGTGTCGGTCATGTTCGGAGGCGGAGAGTAGAGATGGCTACCGAGACCCTCGCGCTCGACAAGCCGCGCTCGCCGCGGCGCCCCGCCGCCCGGCGGAGCAACTTCGAGCTCTACAGCTGGCTCTTCATGCGGATCTCCGGCCTCGCGCTGGTCGTCCTGGTGCTCGGCCACCTGTTCATCATGAACATCCTCGACGGCGGTGTGCACCGGATCAACTGGGGCTTCGTCGCCGGCCGCTGGTCGTCGCCGTTCTGGCAGTTCTGGGACCTGGCGATGCTGTGGCTGGCGCAGCTGCACGGCGGCAACGGCCTGCGCACGATCATCGACGACTACGCCCGCAAGGACAGCACGCGCTTCTGGTTGAAGATCGTGCTGTACGTGGCGATGGCCATCATCCTGTTCGTCGGGACCCTGGTGGTCTTCACGTTCGACCCCGACATGGCCGGCAGCTGACCCACCACCACACGCACCCGAGGAAGAAGCGGACATGCAGTTCCACAAGTACGACGTGGTGATCGTGGGCGCCGGTGGCGCCGGCATGCGCGCCGCCATCGAGTCGGGCCAGCGCGCCCGCACCGCGGTCCTCACCAAGCTCTACCCGACCCGCTCCCACACCGGCGCGGCTCAGGGCGGCATGTGCGCCGCGCTGGCCAACGTCGAAGAGGACAACTGGGAGTGGCACACGTTCGACACGGTCAAGGGCGGCGACTACCTGACCGACCAGGACGCGGCGGAGATCATGGCCAAGGAGGCCATCGACGCCGTGCTCGACCTGGAGAAGATGGGCCTGCCCTTCAACCGGACGCCGGAAGGCAAGATCGACCAGCGGCGGTTCGGCGGTCACACCCGTGACCACGGCAAGGCCGCGGTGCGCCGCGCCTGCTACGCGGCCGACCGCACCGGCCACATGATCCTGCAGACGCTGTACCAGAACTGCGTCAAGCACGGCATCGAGTTCTTCAACGAGTTCTACGTGCTCGACATGATCACGACCGAGACCGAGAACGGGCCCGTCGCCACCGGCGCCGTCGCCTACGAACTGGCCACGGGCGAGATCCACGTTTTCCAGGCCAAGGCGATCGTGTTCGCCACCGGTGGCTTCGGCAAGGTCTTCAAGACCACGTCCAACGCGCACACCCTCACCGGTGACGGCATGGGCATCTACTACCGCAAGGGCCTGCCGCTGGAGGACATCGAGTTCTACCAGTTCCACCCGACCGGTCTGGCCGGCCTGGGCATCCTGCTCACCGAGGGTGCCCGCGGCGAGGGCGCGATCCTGCGCAACGAGTCCGGTGAGCGGTTCATGGAGCGCTACGCCCCCACCATCAAGGACCTCGCGCCGCGTGACATCGTCGCCCGGTCGATGGTGCTGGAGGTGCTGGAGGGCCGCGGCGCCGGACCGCACAAGGACTACGTCTACCTCGACTGCACCCACCTGGGCGCCGAGGTGCTGGAGACGAAGCTGCCGGACATCACCGAGTTCGCCCGCACCTACCTGGGTGTGGACCCGGTGAAGGAGCCGGTGCCGGTGTTCCCGACCGCGCACTACGCGATGGGCGGGATCCCGACCAACGTGCACGGCGAGGCCCTGCTCGACAACGACACCGTCCTGCCCGGCGCCTACGCCGCCGGTGAGGTCGCGTGCGTGTCGGTGCACGGCGCGAACCGGCTGGGCACCAACTCGCTGCTGGACATCAACGTGTTCGGCCGCCGCGCCGGCATCGCCGCCGCGGAGTACGCCAACGGCCACGACTTCCTCGAGCTGCCGGAGGACCCGGCGAAGATGGTCGAGGGCATGGTCGACCACCTGCGCACCGCGCACGGTGGCGAGCGGGTCGCTGATATCCGCAGCGAGCTGCAGCTGACGATGGACAGCAACGCGGCGGTCTACCGCACCGAGGACACGCTGAAGACCGCGCTGACCGACGTGCAGCGGCTCAAGGAGCGCTACGGCCGGATCGCCATCCAGGACAAGGGCAAGCGGTACAACACCGACCTGCTCGAAGCGATCGAGCTGGGCTTCCTGCTCGACCTGGCCGAGGCACTGGTCAACGCCGCCCTGGCGCGCAAGGAGTCCCGCGGCGGCCACGCCCGCGAGGACTACCCGAACCGCGACGACGTCAACTTCATGCGGCACTCGATGTCGTACAAGATGCTGCCGGAGAAGGCGGATCCGGACGCCCCGCTGGGCATCAGCGGGTTCTCCTCCGACATCCGGCTGGACTACAAGCCGGTGACCTTCACCCGGTACGAGCCGATGGAGCGTAAGTACTGATGACCGCGGTAGCCGAACCGAAGACCGTCAATGGGATCCCCGCGCCGGATGGCTCGGTCACCATCACGGTGAAGATCCAGCGCTTCAACCCGGAGATCGACGACGCACCGCACTGGGAGTCCTACGATGTCCCGGCGCTGCCGACCGACCGGGTGCTGAACCTGCTGTTCAACATCAAGAACTACGTGGACGGCACGCTGTCGTTCCGCCGCTCGTGCGCGCACGGCATCTGCGGATCGGACGCGATGCAGATCAACGGCATCAACCGCCTGGCCTGCAAGGTTCTGGTGAAGGACCTGCTGGCGAAGGAGGGGAAGGAGACCACGGTCACCATCGCCCCCATCAAGGGCCTGCCGACGCTCAAGGACCTCTACGTCGACATGGAGCCGTTCTTCGAGGCGTACCGGGCGGTGAAGCCGTACCTGATCACCTACGGCAACGAGCCCACGCGCGAGCGGATCCAGTCGGCCGCCGACCGCGAGCGGTTCGACGACACCACCAAGTGCATCCTGTGCGCGGCCTGCACCTCGTCGTGCCCGGTGTACTGGAACGACGGGTCGTACTTCGGCCCGGCGGCGATCGTCAACGCGCACCGCTTCATCTTCGACTCGCGTGACGAGGGTTCCGAGGAGCGGCTGGACATCCTGAACGACGCGGAGGGCGTGTGGCGCTGCCGCACGACCTTCAACTGCACCGACGCCTGCCCGCGTGGCATCCAGGTGACGAAGGC containing:
- the sdhC gene encoding succinate dehydrogenase, cytochrome b556 subunit, with translation MSTTASTAADQTAAEASDRAGASRRNGTFYRGDPGMWSWVLHRITGVLTFFFLFVHVLDTALVRVSPDTYNEVIETYKTPLVNLMEVGLVGAVLFHALNGIRVMLVDFWSKGTKYQKHMLWTIAVVWVVVMIPGAISMMWRTVSVMFGGGE
- a CDS encoding succinate dehydrogenase iron-sulfur subunit is translated as MTAVAEPKTVNGIPAPDGSVTITVKIQRFNPEIDDAPHWESYDVPALPTDRVLNLLFNIKNYVDGTLSFRRSCAHGICGSDAMQINGINRLACKVLVKDLLAKEGKETTVTIAPIKGLPTLKDLYVDMEPFFEAYRAVKPYLITYGNEPTRERIQSAADRERFDDTTKCILCAACTSSCPVYWNDGSYFGPAAIVNAHRFIFDSRDEGSEERLDILNDAEGVWRCRTTFNCTDACPRGIQVTKAIQEVKRALLFKRV
- a CDS encoding BMP family lipoprotein; amino-acid sequence: MAAALALAGCAKDSGNSGSSNNDNAAAGSCVTAQAPPATAASTSASAAGEKVDGSKLRIALAFDIGGRGDASFNDAAAAGVDKAKAEMGVTDVRESTASPTEDEAAKEQRLTQLAQDGYSPVLAIGFAYASAVQAVAPKFPNTQFAIVDDDSIDAPNVTPLVFSEEQGSFLVGVAAVYKSKNCHVGFVGGVNTPLIQKFEAGFIAGAKAASDKVQITSDYLTPAGDNTGFQDPAKGNIKAAAEFSAGADVVYQAAGASGKGVFQAASAAKGLAIGVDSDQYNQSTVAEYKDVIMTSMLKRVDVAVYDYIQALAGGKLAELPKRFDLSVDGVGYSTSGGQVDDIKPQLDGYKQAIIAGSINVPTTPQK
- the sdhA gene encoding succinate dehydrogenase flavoprotein subunit, which encodes MQFHKYDVVIVGAGGAGMRAAIESGQRARTAVLTKLYPTRSHTGAAQGGMCAALANVEEDNWEWHTFDTVKGGDYLTDQDAAEIMAKEAIDAVLDLEKMGLPFNRTPEGKIDQRRFGGHTRDHGKAAVRRACYAADRTGHMILQTLYQNCVKHGIEFFNEFYVLDMITTETENGPVATGAVAYELATGEIHVFQAKAIVFATGGFGKVFKTTSNAHTLTGDGMGIYYRKGLPLEDIEFYQFHPTGLAGLGILLTEGARGEGAILRNESGERFMERYAPTIKDLAPRDIVARSMVLEVLEGRGAGPHKDYVYLDCTHLGAEVLETKLPDITEFARTYLGVDPVKEPVPVFPTAHYAMGGIPTNVHGEALLDNDTVLPGAYAAGEVACVSVHGANRLGTNSLLDINVFGRRAGIAAAEYANGHDFLELPEDPAKMVEGMVDHLRTAHGGERVADIRSELQLTMDSNAAVYRTEDTLKTALTDVQRLKERYGRIAIQDKGKRYNTDLLEAIELGFLLDLAEALVNAALARKESRGGHAREDYPNRDDVNFMRHSMSYKMLPEKADPDAPLGISGFSSDIRLDYKPVTFTRYEPMERKY
- a CDS encoding succinate dehydrogenase hydrophobic membrane anchor subunit, with protein sequence MATETLALDKPRSPRRPAARRSNFELYSWLFMRISGLALVVLVLGHLFIMNILDGGVHRINWGFVAGRWSSPFWQFWDLAMLWLAQLHGGNGLRTIIDDYARKDSTRFWLKIVLYVAMAIILFVGTLVVFTFDPDMAGS